A single genomic interval of Rhododendron vialii isolate Sample 1 chromosome 3a, ASM3025357v1 harbors:
- the LOC131319699 gene encoding probable membrane-associated kinase regulator 6: MDTSQTLSIESFSYSWLVNIKPSFDTLGESFRASIDAYDEASFIEMDPKLPASKRFFIGSQEFNFDFPKSESPRTLVHADELISDGFLIPLFMKSLENMEGYDDVYTPDSTPTTPISGRDQKKGKIRRSSIRMCRMLSKRILEKYLEFIRPLCQKLRGRRFGSRIEAAGSRMQEVVYSPSTSPRDSVGYWRMPCDSESSIREAVLHCKRSIGK; the protein is encoded by the exons ATGGATACTTCCCAAACTCTTTCCATTGAAAGCTTCTCATATAGCTGGTTAGTGAACATAAAGCCATCTTTTGATACCCTAGGAGAGTCGTTTAGGGCCTCCATCGATGCCTATGACGAGGCTTCCTTCATCGAGATGGACCCGAAATTACCAGCCTCGAAGAGATTCTTCATAGGTTCCCAGGAGTTCAACTTTGATTTTCCCAAATCAGAGTCTCCTCGTACTCTTGTCCATGCCGATGAGCTCATCTCTGATGGCTTTCTCATCCCTCTTTTCATGAAGTCATTGGAGAATATGGAAGGATATGATGATGTTTATACACCAGATTCTACTCCAACAACACCGATCTCTGGACGTGAccaaaagaagggaaaaattcGTCGTTCATCTATACGAATGTGCCGGATGTTATCGAAGCGAATTTTGGAGAAGTACTTGGAATTTATTAGGCCGTTGTGTCAGAAACTACGAGGCCGAAGATTTGGCTCCAGAATTGAAGCTGCTGGTTCAAGAATGCAAGAAGTGGTGTATTCACCATCAACTTCTCCGCGTGACTCTGTTGGATATTGGCGAATGCCTTGCGATTCTGAGAGCTCAATACGTGAGGCTGTTCTTCACTGCAAAAGATCCATCG GTAAGTAA